The following nucleotide sequence is from Streptomyces sp. NBC_00239.
GCGGACCTGCTCCATCTGGGCCAGGAAGTCGTCGAGCGTGAACTCCTTCGGCCCCTTCGCCAGCTTGGCCGCCATCTTCTCGGCTTCGGCCTGGTCGAAGGTCTTCTCGGCCTGCTCGATGAGGGTGAGCATGTCCCCCATGTCGAGGATCCGGCCCGCCATGCGGTCGGGGTGGAAGGCGTCGAACTCGTCGAGCTTCTCGCCGTTCGAGGCGAACATGATCTGCTTGCCGGTGACGTGCGCGATGGAGAGCGCGGCACCACCGCGGGCGTCGCCGTCGAGCTTGGAGAGCACCACGCCGTCGAAGCCGACGCCGTCGCGGAAGGCCTCGGCGGTGTTGACCGCGTCCTGGCCGATCATCGCGTCGACGACGAAGAGGATCTCGTCGGGGCTGACGGCGTCGCGGATGTCCGCGGCCTGCTGCATCAGCTCCTGGTCGATGCCGAGGCGGCCGGCGGTGTCGACGACGACCACGTCGTACTGCTTGGTGCGCGCGTACTCGATGGAGTCCTTCGCGACCTGGACCGGGTCGCCGACGCCGTTGCCCGGCTGCGGGGCGTAGACGGCCACGCCGGCGCGCTCGGCGACGACGCTGAGCTGGTTGACGGCGTTGGGGCGCTGGAGGTCGCAGGCGACGAGCAGCGGGGCGTGGCCCTGCTCCTTGAGCCAGAGGCCGAGCTTGCCGGCGAGGGTCGTCTTACCGGCACCCTGGAGACCGGCGAGCATGATCACGGTGGGCGCCGTCTTGGCGAAGCGCAGTCGGCGGGTCTCGCCGCCGAGGATCCGGACGAGCTCCTCGTTGACGATCTTGAGGACCTGCTGGCCAGGGTTGAGGGCCTTGCTGACCTCGGCGCCGAGCGCCCTCTCCTTGACGTTCGCGATGAAGGAGCGGACGACGGGCAGGGCGACGTCGGCTTCGAGCAGCGCGATGCGGATTTCCCGGGCCGCCGCGTCGATGTCTGCCTCGGAGAGGCGCCCCTTGCCGCGCAGGGCCTTGAAAGTATTCGCCAAGCGGTCGGAGAGAGTATCGAACACGGCGCTCGCTGGTCCTTGGGTTCGGGGGCGTTGGATCGCCCTCCAGGGTATCCGGCCCCGGAGCGGAATCGACCCCGCCCGCCGGATCCGGCGGGCGGGGCCCGTTCCGTCCGGTTTCCGCCCTAGGGGGTGTCCGGCGGATCAGGGTCGGACACCCCCTAGTCGAGGGCGCTCTGCACGGCGGCCGCGAGGGCCTGCGCGTCCTCGGTGCCGAGGGGCTTTCCGTCGGTGCCGGTGAGGTAGACGGTGTCAACCGCGTTGGCGCCCAGCGTGGAGACGTGGGCGCTGCGGACGCGGACCCCGCCGGCCTCCAGGGCGCGCCCGATGCGGTGCAGCAGGCCGACCGCGTCGGGGGCCCGGACCTCCAGGACGGTGGCGAGCGAGGAGACGTCCGGGACGACGGTGACGCGAGGCGGCGGCGGGAGCACGCCGCGCCGTTTCGGGTACGCGGCCTCCCGGTCGGCGAGCCGGGCCGGGACGTCCAGCGAGCCGTCGAGCGCCCGGACCAGGTCGGCGCGCAGCCGGGCGGCCTGGGGCAGCGAGCCGTACTGGGCGGCGACCCGCCAGCGCAGCACGAGCACCTCGCCGGGCAGGTCGGGCAGTTCCAGGGAGCGCAGGTCGGCGGCGCGCACGGTCAGCCGGTGCAGGGCGAGCACCCCGGCCACCGCGGGCAGTACGCCGGGCTGGTCGGGGACGGCGACGACCAGCTCGACGCCGACTTCGGCGGCGTCGGCCGCCTCGGCGACGTCCGCGGGGCCGTCCTCCGCCTCGGTGCGCGCGTGCAGGGCCAGGACGGGTTCGCCGGTGCGCAGCGCCTCGACGGCGAGCCGTTCCTGGTCCGCGGACGGGGCCTGCGGTCCGGGGGCGGGCGGGTGCTCGCCCCCGAGTACGGCCGCGGCCCGGGCGACCAGGTCGGCGACGAGGGAGCCGCGCCAGGTGCTCCAGGCGGCCGGTCCGGTGGCCAGCGCGTCGGCCTCGGTGAGGGCGTGCAGGAGCTCCAGGGTGGAGGCCGAGCCGACCGCGTCGGCGACGGCGCGGACGGTGGCCGGGTCGTCGAGGTCCCGGCGGGTCGCGGTGTCGATGAGCAGCAGGTGGTGGCGGACCAGGGTGCCGAGGACCGCGGTGTCGTCGGGGTCGAAGCCGACCCGGGCGGCGACGTCCCGGGCGATGGTCTCGCCGGCCACGGAGTGGTCGCCGGGCCAGCCCTTGCCGATGTCGTGCAGCAGCGCGGCCATCAGCAGCAGGTCGGGGCGGCCGACGCGGCGGGTGAGGGCGGAGGCGCGGACGGCCGTCTCGACGAGGTGGCGGTCCACGGTCCAGGTGTGGACGGGGTTGCGCTGGGGGCGGCAGCGCACCCGCTCCCAGTCGGGCAGTAGCCGGGTGATGAGCCCTTCGGCCTCCAGTGCCTCCCACACGGCCACGGTGGGCTCGCCCGCCCCGAGCAGGGTGAGCAGTTGTTCCCGGGCCTCGGCCGGCCAGGGCACGGGCAGCGGCCGGGCATGGGCGGCCAGTCGGCGTACGGCGTGCAGCGAGACGGGCAGTCCGGCCTGGGCGGCGGCGGCTCCCAGGCGCAGCGGGAGGGCCGGGTCGCGGTCGGGGCGGGCGGCGAGCGCGAGGACGGCCTCGCCGTCCTGTTCGACGACGCCCTCGGCGAGCGGGGCCCGTTCGGCGGGGGCGGTGCGGGTGCCGAGCAGCCCGCGCAGCCGCGGCCGGGCGGAGCGGGCCCGCAGCACCCGTCCGACCTCGCGCCAGGTGACGTCGCCGGCGTACGAGACGACCCGGGCGGCCTCGTAGACCTGGCGGAGCAGGGCGTCGGCGTCCAGCAGGCCGAGGCCGTCGGCGACCTGGTCCTGTTCCTGGAGGGAGAGCCGGTCGGTGGCCCGGCCGGTGGTCAGGTGGAGGGCGTCGCGGGCGTCGAGGAGGCGGCGACGGGCGTCGGCGAGTCCTTCGCGGGGTGCGTCGGCGACCCAGGAGGCGGCGACGGCGCGCAGGGCGGTGACGTCGCGCAGGCCGCCGCGGGCCTCCTTGAGGTCGGGTTCGAGGAGGAAGCGCAGTTCCCCGGCGCGTTCGGCGCGTTCCCGGCACAGGGCGTGGAGCTCGGGCAGCCGGCGGACGGCCTGGTTGCGCCAGTCGGCGAGGACGCTGGTGCGCAGGGCGGCGACCAGGCCGAGGTCGCCGGCGACGGGGCGGGCGTCGAGCAGGCCCAGGTGTGCCTTGAGGTCTTCGGCGGCGGTCTTGCGGGCCTGCGCGGGGGTCCGCACGGAGTGGTCGAGGGCGAGGCCGAGGTCCCAGACCGGGTACCAGATCCGGTCGGCGAGGGCGGCGAGGTCGCCGGGGGCGGCCTTCCCGTCGTGCAGGAGCAGCAGGTCGAGGTCGCTGCGGGGGGAGAGTTCGGCGCGGCCGTAGCCGCCGACGGCGACCAGGGCGGCGCCCCGGACGCCGGTGTCCTTGACGGCCGCCGCGAACAGTGCGGTCAGCCAGCCGTCGGTCAGTGCGGCCAGCTCGGCACGGCGCGAGGGCCCGGACCGCGACTCCTCCTGGAGGAGTCGCAGCCGGGCCGCGGCGTAGCCGCCGGGTTCCGAGTCCGACTGTTCGGTGGTCTCTTCGACGCTCGTCACCCGAGGGCTCCCCTTCGTTTCCGGTCCGCCTACAGGGCGTCCGCGCCGCGTTCGCCGGTGCGGACCCGGACGACCGAGTCGACGGGCAGGCTCCACACCTTGCCGTCGCCGATCTTGCCGGTCCGGGCGGCCTTCACCACGACGTTCATGACGTCGTCGGCGTCGGTGTCGTCGACGAGCACCTCGATGCGGATCTTCGGGACCAGGTCGACGGTGTACTCGGCGCCCCGGTAGATCTCGGTGTGGCCGCGCTGGCGGCCGTACCCGCTGGCCTCGGTGACGGTGAGGCCCTGGACTCCGAAGGCCTGGAGGGCTTCCTTGATCTCGTCCAGCCGGTGCGGCTTGACGATCGCGGTGATGAGCTTCATGCGTCCACCTTCTTGGTCTCCGTGGCGGCGTGGGCGGGCAGGGCGGTGCTGCGCGAGGACGCGCCGCCGCCGGCTCCGCTGAAGTCGTACGCGGTCTCGGCGTGCTCGACCTGGTCGATGCCGGAGACCTCGTCGTCCTCGGAGACGCGCATTCCGATCGCCTTGTCGACGAGGAAGGCGAGTACCGCGGACGCCACGAGAGAGTAGGCGAGGACCGCGAAGACGCCTACCGCCTGCTTGCCGAGCTGGTCGAGGCCGCCGCCGTAGAAGAGGCCGGCCGCGTCGGACTGGACTCCGCCGGTGGCGAAGAAGCCGACGAGCAGGGAGCCGAGGATGCCGCCGACGAGGTGGACGCCGACGACGTCGAGGGAGTCGTCGTAGCCGAACTTGTACTTGAGGCCGACGGCCATGGCGCACACGACACCGGCGATGGCGCCGATGGCGATCGCGCCGAGCGGGGAGCAGCTGCCGCCGGAGGGGGTGATGGCGACGAGCCCGGCGACCGCGCCGGAGGCGGCGCCCAGCGTGGTGAAGGTGCCGTGGCGCAGCTTCTCGTAGGCGAGCCAGGCGAGCATGGCGGCGGCGGTGGCGACCTGGGTGTTGACGAACATGACGGCGCCGATGCCGTCGTCGTTGCCGAGCCAGGAGCCGGCGTTGAAGCCGAACCAGCCGAACCACAGGAGGCCCGCGCCGAGCATGACCAGCGGGAGGCTGTGCGGGCGCATCGGGTCCTTCTTGAAGCCGACGCGCTTGCCGATGACGAGGATCACGCCGAGGGCGGCGGCGCCGGCGTTGATGTGGACGGCGGTGCCGCCCGCGAAGTCGATGACGCCCATCTCGAAGAGCCAGCCGCCGGCGCCCCAGACCCAGTGGGCGACGGGGAAGTAGACGACGGTGACCCACAGGGCGATGAACAGGGCCCAGGCGCTGAACTTGACGCGGTCCGCGAGGGCGCCGCTGATCAGGGCCGGGGTGATGATCGCGAACATCAGCTGGAAGACGGCGAAGACGTAGACCGGGATGGTGTAGCCGTCCCAGAGTTCGGTGATGCCGATGCCGCTGAGGCCCACGTAGTCGGCGGACCAGCCGATGAGGGAGCCGGAGTCGGTGCCGAAGGCGAGGCTGAAGCCGTAGAGCACCCACAGGATCGTGACGATCCCGAGGCTGATGAAGCTCATCATCAGCATGTTGAGGCTGCTCTTGACGCGGACCATGCCGCCGTAGAAGAAGGCGAGGCCCGGGGTCATCAGCATGACCAGGGCGGAGCAGATGAGCATGAACCCGGTGTTGGCCGCAGACAGCTCGGGGGCGTCTGCTGCCAGGGTCGTGATGGCTGGTGCCATCGGCGTCTCCTCGTCGTCGGTACGTTCGCGTGCGGGCGATCGTGGGAAACCTGAGCGGCGCAAGGCGTACGGCCTGGGGCGGGCCGTCCGGCGCACTGGCCGGTTATGAGCCCTGAGATTCGCGCAGGCCGGTTTCCGGCGGTGCCGCTCGATGTTTCGCTGCCGTGACGAAGAGGTCGGACGTGTTACGCGTCCATGAACGGGGTGCGGCATGCGGCCGGCCGCGGCAGCACCCGGATGACCTGGCATGGGGGAGCCGAGTCGGGCTTCAGCGGGTGGCTGCCGCGGCCGGGGTCGTGCCCGGTCCCGGGCG
It contains:
- the ffh gene encoding signal recognition particle protein; the protein is MFDTLSDRLANTFKALRGKGRLSEADIDAAAREIRIALLEADVALPVVRSFIANVKERALGAEVSKALNPGQQVLKIVNEELVRILGGETRRLRFAKTAPTVIMLAGLQGAGKTTLAGKLGLWLKEQGHAPLLVACDLQRPNAVNQLSVVAERAGVAVYAPQPGNGVGDPVQVAKDSIEYARTKQYDVVVVDTAGRLGIDQELMQQAADIRDAVSPDEILFVVDAMIGQDAVNTAEAFRDGVGFDGVVLSKLDGDARGGAALSIAHVTGKQIMFASNGEKLDEFDAFHPDRMAGRILDMGDMLTLIEQAEKTFDQAEAEKMAAKLAKGPKEFTLDDFLAQMEQVRKMGSISKLLGMLPGMGQIKDQINNIDERDVDRTAAIIKSMTPAERQDPHLINGSRRARIAKGSGTEVSAVKNLVERFFEARKMMSRMAQGGGMPGMPGMPGMGGGPGRQKKQIKQAKGKRKSGNPMKRKAEEAAAAARKEQGGTPALEPGGAFGLPAGQPGEDFELPDEFRKFMK
- a CDS encoding [protein-PII] uridylyltransferase, coding for MTSVEETTEQSDSEPGGYAAARLRLLQEESRSGPSRRAELAALTDGWLTALFAAAVKDTGVRGAALVAVGGYGRAELSPRSDLDLLLLHDGKAAPGDLAALADRIWYPVWDLGLALDHSVRTPAQARKTAAEDLKAHLGLLDARPVAGDLGLVAALRTSVLADWRNQAVRRLPELHALCRERAERAGELRFLLEPDLKEARGGLRDVTALRAVAASWVADAPREGLADARRRLLDARDALHLTTGRATDRLSLQEQDQVADGLGLLDADALLRQVYEAARVVSYAGDVTWREVGRVLRARSARPRLRGLLGTRTAPAERAPLAEGVVEQDGEAVLALAARPDRDPALPLRLGAAAAQAGLPVSLHAVRRLAAHARPLPVPWPAEAREQLLTLLGAGEPTVAVWEALEAEGLITRLLPDWERVRCRPQRNPVHTWTVDRHLVETAVRASALTRRVGRPDLLLMAALLHDIGKGWPGDHSVAGETIARDVAARVGFDPDDTAVLGTLVRHHLLLIDTATRRDLDDPATVRAVADAVGSASTLELLHALTEADALATGPAAWSTWRGSLVADLVARAAAVLGGEHPPAPGPQAPSADQERLAVEALRTGEPVLALHARTEAEDGPADVAEAADAAEVGVELVVAVPDQPGVLPAVAGVLALHRLTVRAADLRSLELPDLPGEVLVLRWRVAAQYGSLPQAARLRADLVRALDGSLDVPARLADREAAYPKRRGVLPPPPRVTVVPDVSSLATVLEVRAPDAVGLLHRIGRALEAGGVRVRSAHVSTLGANAVDTVYLTGTDGKPLGTEDAQALAAAVQSALD
- a CDS encoding P-II family nitrogen regulator; the protein is MKLITAIVKPHRLDEIKEALQAFGVQGLTVTEASGYGRQRGHTEIYRGAEYTVDLVPKIRIEVLVDDTDADDVMNVVVKAARTGKIGDGKVWSLPVDSVVRVRTGERGADAL
- a CDS encoding ammonium transporter — protein: MAPAITTLAADAPELSAANTGFMLICSALVMLMTPGLAFFYGGMVRVKSSLNMLMMSFISLGIVTILWVLYGFSLAFGTDSGSLIGWSADYVGLSGIGITELWDGYTIPVYVFAVFQLMFAIITPALISGALADRVKFSAWALFIALWVTVVYFPVAHWVWGAGGWLFEMGVIDFAGGTAVHINAGAAALGVILVIGKRVGFKKDPMRPHSLPLVMLGAGLLWFGWFGFNAGSWLGNDDGIGAVMFVNTQVATAAAMLAWLAYEKLRHGTFTTLGAASGAVAGLVAITPSGGSCSPLGAIAIGAIAGVVCAMAVGLKYKFGYDDSLDVVGVHLVGGILGSLLVGFFATGGVQSDAAGLFYGGGLDQLGKQAVGVFAVLAYSLVASAVLAFLVDKAIGMRVSEDDEVSGIDQVEHAETAYDFSGAGGGASSRSTALPAHAATETKKVDA